The genomic interval TGTGATAAGATACAAAAAAATGTTGAAGTTTTGGAGTGCTTTTGGTGAAAATTAATTGCGAATACTCTGAATTCGCAAAGGGGCAATATTATCTCTGTCTAATTGAGTTGCCGTGAGTTCTGGGTGAAAATGAAAATTTAATAGTATTAATATGCAAAAGAATAGAATCCACCAATGGAAATCGTAAACGCTCTGGTTAAACCATCCACATTTATTTTTCTCTCTAAAAAAGGTATTGCGAAAGCAGCTTCTAAATTGAAATTTGAAAAAATTGGATAACTCATTTTTGTCATCAAATCAATTTGAAATTGATCGCTTCCAGGAAAATCAATGAAATGACTTGGATTGATTGGATCAACAACGCTTGATAAATGAATCCGTTTGAGAGCTATTAACTCAGCAGAATATTTTATTTCACCGAAAGAATTAAAATATCCCCCGCGAAGCATTATATCATCCCCTCTCTTCAATCTATCAATTTCGTTTTTACTTCTTCCGCGTGAGATTTGATAAGCAGCAGATAAAAGAAAATTATCAAAACTGTAATTTATTCCGAGCAGAACATCATTTGTGCCAAGTCCGCTTTGATATGACTGTGGTAAATTCCTGGAGTTGACGTTTGCGGTTACCAACTTCACCCCTCCTTGAATCGAAAGTTTTGAGTCCTGACCTTTAATAATTGGATATGAAAGAAGTAAACTTAAATCACCTAACCCATGAACACTTCCTAACATTCCGCTTTGACTTGAATAAGGCAGATCAAATAATAATCTAATGTCATCAAATAATTTCAGATCACCGAGAAATTTCATTGTTTGCAATGTCAAACCTGATGTTTTGTCGCTTTTTCCGAAAGTATAGTTAATCCTATTTGGCTATTTCCTTTTTGAGACTTTCCTCCGATAAAACAGATCCCCGCATCTGAACATTGGGAATAAACGCTTGATGAAGATAGAGTTATAATTAGAACTGTAAGAATTGTGAATATCATTTTCATGATAACGTAAACAAAATTGCCGGCTTTATGTTCCTTCAGCAGCAAATATCAGTAGCGCGAATTGATTTGTTTAGTAAAATCAAGTAAAATAATTCTATCTTGAACTAACTTGTTAATAAGATTAAATTGCAAATGACTTTTTAGAATCTTATGAGATTGAAGAAATATTTATCTTTTATAAAAATTGAACATACTATTTTCTCACTCCCTTTGATTTACGGGGGAGTTTTTCTTGCATCGGATGGAATGCCTACCTGGCGGATATTAATTCTTGTACTAATCGCAGCCACATTCGCAAGAACCGCTGCGATGACGGCAAACAGAATTATCGATGCAGAGATAGATAAAAAAAATCCACGAACATTAAATCGTGAAATACCAAGCGGTAAAATTACAAAACTAAAAGCCAATTTGATTTTTTGGTTATCGCTTGCAGGTTATTTTGCTACAGCTTATTACATTTCATTATTCTGTTTTATTCTTTCTCCAATTCCCATAATTATATTTATAGTTTATCCTTATTTAAAAAGATTTACTCATTTCGCTCATTTTGGAGTGGGAATTGGATTGGCGTGCGCACCGCTCGGCGGCTGGTTTGCAGTTACAAATTCATTTGAAGGGATTTTACCCGGAGCTTTGATAACATTGTTTACGCTTTTTTGGGGAACCGGATTCGACATTATTTACTCAACGCTCGATGAGGATTTTGACCGCTCTCACAACCTTCACTCATTTCCCGTGAAATTCGGGAAAAGAAAAGCTTTGCTCTATTCAATGATGCTGCATTTTGTATCGTTTGTGTTTTTGGCCGGACTGCATTTCTATTCCTTGTTCAACGCGTTCACATTTGTATTTCTTATCGCGATCGCCGTGTTACTATTTTTTGAACATAAGTATGCCGAAAAAAATGTCGAGCTTGCATTTTTTAAGATCAATTCTTTTGTCGGCTTTGCCGTGTTTTTTATGATAATATTTCGAGAGATTTTATAAGAATTATTACTTATTTGGGAACTTATTGTCGTGATTAATTAATTTTCGTTAATTGAGAATGATATCCTCAACCGATTAATCCCCTTGAACAAGCACCATGTTTAAACTAAATTGTAAGTGATTTAATAAAATACTTTAGCACAATGGAAAATGTAAGAATAAAAAATTCACAAAGCAGAAAATTGCTCAAATCAGTTTTAGATAGAGAATTAGATATTCTTTCAAATTCAATCAAATTATCTGAAAAGAGGTTGAAGTCGTTTGAAAAGAAATATCGTTTGAGCACAAAACTCTTTTTCAAAAAATATAATAATGGGCAGATGGGAGACGATCAGGATATAATGTTTTGGGCCGCTGAAGTGCAAATCTTAAAGAAATTGAGGGACGATCTCAAACATCTCTCTGGAGTTAATTTTGTCAATTGATGATTATTTTCTCTCAATTGATAGAATTCTATCCACTCCAATAATTTTCTCTACGAACATCATTA from Ignavibacteria bacterium carries:
- a CDS encoding 4-hydroxybenzoate octaprenyltransferase; protein product: MRLKKYLSFIKIEHTIFSLPLIYGGVFLASDGMPTWRILILVLIAATFARTAAMTANRIIDAEIDKKNPRTLNREIPSGKITKLKANLIFWLSLAGYFATAYYISLFCFILSPIPIIIFIVYPYLKRFTHFAHFGVGIGLACAPLGGWFAVTNSFEGILPGALITLFTLFWGTGFDIIYSTLDEDFDRSHNLHSFPVKFGKRKALLYSMMLHFVSFVFLAGLHFYSLFNAFTFVFLIAIAVLLFFEHKYAEKNVELAFFKINSFVGFAVFFMIIFREIL